In Sporosarcina sp. PTS2304, a genomic segment contains:
- a CDS encoding flagellar protein FlgN, with protein sequence MSIEPILTMLNHLEKLHMSLLRLSNDKTALLKSGDIDGIDQLLKEEQAHLAAIVQMDQKRVHAVKQYLTEQGSPVPAEPTMTQLIELADEPDKEPLAEARERLLHAIHELKRQNELNQQMTYQSLQFVNLSLDMIRPRPETVNYSKNEVQGQSPGAKPKLSSFDSQA encoded by the coding sequence CATTGAACCGATTTTGACAATGCTCAATCACCTAGAAAAACTGCATATGAGCTTGCTCCGTCTGTCCAACGACAAGACCGCACTGCTGAAAAGTGGAGATATCGACGGGATTGACCAACTGTTGAAAGAGGAGCAAGCCCACTTAGCGGCCATTGTGCAAATGGATCAAAAGCGCGTGCACGCAGTCAAGCAGTACTTAACTGAACAAGGAAGTCCAGTACCTGCCGAACCAACGATGACGCAACTGATCGAGCTAGCCGACGAACCGGACAAAGAACCGTTAGCAGAGGCGAGGGAACGTCTCCTGCATGCGATTCATGAGTTGAAACGGCAGAACGAACTCAACCAACAAATGACGTACCAATCGCTTCAATTTGTGAATCTATCGCTGGACATGATCCGTCCGCGTCCGGAAACCGTCAACTACTCGAAAAACGAAGTACAAGGGCAGTCACCAGGAGCGAAGCCAAAACTCTCCTCGTTCGACTCTCAAGCTTAA
- the flgK gene encoding flagellar hook-associated protein FlgK: MRSTFMGLETSKRGLYTQQSALYTTGHNIGNANTEGYSRQRVNMQATSGFPGIGLNAGTTPGFLGTGVEAGSIQRIRDTFVDHQYRSEANKLGYWESRTKAIAQMEDVLAEPSEYGLQQSLSDLWQSLQTLATSPENGGARAVVVERGVAISDSFGYIHKSLSEIRNNHADEIEFTANDINSILEQISSLNRQIADVEPNGYLPNDLYDARDGLLDKLSSYVPIDVSYEKTGGRALAIAEGTVTINIKTTGAPITVLQKLEYSTVTVDGTNADGKLPDFITGFTFNGSPATNTGDGKLPIDNMVKSGELRSLVESYGYLDAGTPKGLYPDMLAKLDKMAEEFTTEFNKIHMGGSAGTPPYATDLEGNQGEAFFISKDGGPITASNMIVNPTLVENPNKVAASTSEPGKPAEIGNGENAKKLADALFTKLPGLGGSSVQTYFSQAIGELGVAGQQAVKMTENTATLMLAVSNRRDSISSVSLDEEMTDMIRFQQAYNASARMITVMDEAIDKIVNGMGLVGR, encoded by the coding sequence ATGCGTTCGACATTTATGGGATTAGAAACGAGCAAACGCGGATTGTATACACAGCAATCCGCTCTTTATACGACAGGGCATAATATCGGAAATGCCAATACAGAAGGCTACTCGAGACAACGTGTCAACATGCAAGCGACGTCAGGCTTCCCGGGAATCGGCTTAAACGCTGGAACGACACCAGGATTTCTCGGAACCGGTGTAGAAGCGGGCTCGATCCAACGAATTCGTGACACGTTCGTTGACCATCAATACCGTAGCGAAGCGAATAAGCTAGGCTACTGGGAATCACGCACAAAAGCGATTGCACAAATGGAAGACGTCTTAGCAGAGCCTTCCGAATATGGACTGCAACAATCACTAAGCGACTTATGGCAATCCCTGCAAACACTCGCGACGAGCCCTGAAAATGGCGGAGCGCGCGCAGTAGTCGTAGAGCGTGGAGTTGCGATATCCGATTCATTTGGCTACATCCATAAATCACTATCTGAAATTAGAAACAACCATGCAGACGAAATCGAATTTACTGCGAACGACATCAATTCCATATTAGAACAGATCAGCAGCTTGAACCGTCAAATTGCGGACGTAGAACCGAACGGCTACTTGCCGAATGATTTATACGACGCGCGAGACGGTTTACTAGATAAATTGTCTAGCTATGTTCCGATTGATGTCAGTTATGAAAAGACAGGTGGACGTGCCTTAGCGATCGCGGAAGGTACGGTAACGATCAATATTAAAACAACAGGTGCCCCGATTACGGTATTGCAGAAGCTAGAATACTCTACCGTGACAGTAGACGGTACGAATGCAGACGGCAAACTACCTGATTTCATTACAGGATTTACATTTAACGGTTCACCTGCGACAAATACTGGCGATGGAAAGTTGCCGATAGACAATATGGTGAAAAGCGGAGAATTGAGATCACTTGTCGAGTCGTACGGCTATTTAGACGCTGGAACACCGAAGGGTCTATATCCTGATATGCTAGCAAAACTAGATAAAATGGCTGAGGAATTTACGACAGAGTTCAATAAAATTCATATGGGCGGATCTGCGGGAACTCCTCCATACGCAACAGATTTGGAAGGGAACCAAGGGGAAGCGTTCTTTATATCAAAAGATGGCGGTCCGATTACAGCGAGTAATATGATCGTCAACCCGACATTGGTTGAAAATCCAAACAAAGTGGCGGCTTCAACGTCAGAGCCAGGCAAACCAGCAGAAATCGGTAACGGAGAAAACGCTAAAAAATTAGCAGATGCTTTGTTTACGAAATTACCCGGTCTTGGCGGTTCAAGTGTCCAGACGTACTTTTCGCAAGCGATTGGTGAGCTTGGGGTAGCTGGACAGCAAGCAGTGAAAATGACGGAGAATACAGCTACGTTAATGCTGGCGGTCTCTAATCGTCGTGACTCGATCAGTTCGGTGTCACTCGACGAAGAAATGACTGACATGATTCGCTTCCAGCAAGCATACAACGCATCTGCCCGCATGATTACGGTAATGGACGAAGCAATCGATAAAATTGTCAATGGAATGGGACTAGTCGGTAGATAA